The following coding sequences are from one Carettochelys insculpta isolate YL-2023 chromosome 5, ASM3395843v1, whole genome shotgun sequence window:
- the TNFAIP8 gene encoding tumor necrosis factor alpha-induced protein 8 isoform X3, with the protein MATDVFNSKNLAIQAQKKILGKMVSKSIATTLIDDTSSDVLDELYRVTREYTQNKKEAEKIIKNLIKTVIKLAILYRNNQFNQDEIALMETFKKKVHQLAKTVVSFHQVDYTFDRNFLSKLLNDCRELLHQIIQRHLTAKSHGRVNNVFDHFSDCEFLAALYNPFGPYKSHLQKLCDGVNKMLDEGNI; encoded by the coding sequence tggcCACAGATGTCTTCAATTCCAAAAACTTGGCCATTCAGGCCCAGAAGAAGATCCTTGGCAAAATGGTATCCAAATCAATAGCAACTACCTTGATAGATGACACCAGCAGTGATGTTTTAGACGAGCTCTACAGAGTAACAAGAGAATACACTCAAAACaagaaagaagcagaaaagaTCATTAAAAATCTCATCAAAACAGTCATTAAATTGGCAATACTCTACAGGAATAACCAGTTTAATCAAGATGAAATAGCACTGatggagacatttaagaagaaGGTTCATCAGCTGGCTAAAACCGTGGTTAGTTTCCATCAGGTGGATTATACCTTTGACAGGAATTTTTTGTCCAAATTGTTGAATGATTGTAGAGAGCTGCTTCATCAAATCATCCAGCGCCACCTAACTGCAAAATCACATGGACGTGTCAACAACGTGTTTGATCATTTCTCTGATTGTGAATTTTTGGCTGCCTTATACAATCCCTTTGGACCTTATAAGTCCCATTTGCAGAAACTCTGTGATGGTGTCAACAAAATGCTAGACGAGGGAAACATATAA
- the TNFAIP8 gene encoding tumor necrosis factor alpha-induced protein 8 isoform X4: MATDVFNSKNLAIQAQKKILGKMVSKSIATTLIDDTSSDVLDELYRVTREYTQNKKEAEKIIKNLIKTVIKLAILYRNNQFNQDEIALMETFKKKVHQLAKTVVSFHQVDYTFDRNFLSKLLNDCRELLHQIIQRHLTAKSHGRVNNVFDHFSDCEFLAALYNPFGPYKSHLQKLCDGVNKMLDEGNI; this comes from the exons A tggcCACAGATGTCTTCAATTCCAAAAACTTGGCCATTCAGGCCCAGAAGAAGATCCTTGGCAAAATGGTATCCAAATCAATAGCAACTACCTTGATAGATGACACCAGCAGTGATGTTTTAGACGAGCTCTACAGAGTAACAAGAGAATACACTCAAAACaagaaagaagcagaaaagaTCATTAAAAATCTCATCAAAACAGTCATTAAATTGGCAATACTCTACAGGAATAACCAGTTTAATCAAGATGAAATAGCACTGatggagacatttaagaagaaGGTTCATCAGCTGGCTAAAACCGTGGTTAGTTTCCATCAGGTGGATTATACCTTTGACAGGAATTTTTTGTCCAAATTGTTGAATGATTGTAGAGAGCTGCTTCATCAAATCATCCAGCGCCACCTAACTGCAAAATCACATGGACGTGTCAACAACGTGTTTGATCATTTCTCTGATTGTGAATTTTTGGCTGCCTTATACAATCCCTTTGGACCTTATAAGTCCCATTTGCAGAAACTCTGTGATGGTGTCAACAAAATGCTAGACGAGGGAAACATATAA
- the TNFAIP8 gene encoding tumor necrosis factor alpha-induced protein 8 isoform X2 — MNMATDVFNSKNLAIQAQKKILGKMVSKSIATTLIDDTSSDVLDELYRVTREYTQNKKEAEKIIKNLIKTVIKLAILYRNNQFNQDEIALMETFKKKVHQLAKTVVSFHQVDYTFDRNFLSKLLNDCRELLHQIIQRHLTAKSHGRVNNVFDHFSDCEFLAALYNPFGPYKSHLQKLCDGVNKMLDEGNI; from the exons ATGAACA tggcCACAGATGTCTTCAATTCCAAAAACTTGGCCATTCAGGCCCAGAAGAAGATCCTTGGCAAAATGGTATCCAAATCAATAGCAACTACCTTGATAGATGACACCAGCAGTGATGTTTTAGACGAGCTCTACAGAGTAACAAGAGAATACACTCAAAACaagaaagaagcagaaaagaTCATTAAAAATCTCATCAAAACAGTCATTAAATTGGCAATACTCTACAGGAATAACCAGTTTAATCAAGATGAAATAGCACTGatggagacatttaagaagaaGGTTCATCAGCTGGCTAAAACCGTGGTTAGTTTCCATCAGGTGGATTATACCTTTGACAGGAATTTTTTGTCCAAATTGTTGAATGATTGTAGAGAGCTGCTTCATCAAATCATCCAGCGCCACCTAACTGCAAAATCACATGGACGTGTCAACAACGTGTTTGATCATTTCTCTGATTGTGAATTTTTGGCTGCCTTATACAATCCCTTTGGACCTTATAAGTCCCATTTGCAGAAACTCTGTGATGGTGTCAACAAAATGCTAGACGAGGGAAACATATAA
- the TNFAIP8 gene encoding tumor necrosis factor alpha-induced protein 8 isoform X1 produces MSSEVDESKEVATDVFNSKNLAIQAQKKILGKMVSKSIATTLIDDTSSDVLDELYRVTREYTQNKKEAEKIIKNLIKTVIKLAILYRNNQFNQDEIALMETFKKKVHQLAKTVVSFHQVDYTFDRNFLSKLLNDCRELLHQIIQRHLTAKSHGRVNNVFDHFSDCEFLAALYNPFGPYKSHLQKLCDGVNKMLDEGNI; encoded by the coding sequence tggcCACAGATGTCTTCAATTCCAAAAACTTGGCCATTCAGGCCCAGAAGAAGATCCTTGGCAAAATGGTATCCAAATCAATAGCAACTACCTTGATAGATGACACCAGCAGTGATGTTTTAGACGAGCTCTACAGAGTAACAAGAGAATACACTCAAAACaagaaagaagcagaaaagaTCATTAAAAATCTCATCAAAACAGTCATTAAATTGGCAATACTCTACAGGAATAACCAGTTTAATCAAGATGAAATAGCACTGatggagacatttaagaagaaGGTTCATCAGCTGGCTAAAACCGTGGTTAGTTTCCATCAGGTGGATTATACCTTTGACAGGAATTTTTTGTCCAAATTGTTGAATGATTGTAGAGAGCTGCTTCATCAAATCATCCAGCGCCACCTAACTGCAAAATCACATGGACGTGTCAACAACGTGTTTGATCATTTCTCTGATTGTGAATTTTTGGCTGCCTTATACAATCCCTTTGGACCTTATAAGTCCCATTTGCAGAAACTCTGTGATGGTGTCAACAAAATGCTAGACGAGGGAAACATATAA